From Columba livia isolate bColLiv1 breed racing homer chromosome 7, bColLiv1.pat.W.v2, whole genome shotgun sequence, one genomic window encodes:
- the TRPM8 gene encoding transient receptor potential cation channel subfamily M member 8 isoform X4, giving the protein MNGSKYFSDPWNVMDTLAIFYFVAGIVFRLNSSDESSWYSGRVIFCLDYIVFTLRLIHIFTVSRNLGPKIIMLQRMMIDVFFFLFLFAVWMVAFGVARQGILRKNEHRWEWIFRSVIYEPYLAMFGQYPDDVDGTTYNFDRCTFSGNESKPLCVELDANNQPRFPEWITIPLVCIYMLSTNILLVNLLVAMFGYTVGSVQENNDQVWKFQRYFLVQEYCSRLTIPFPFVIFAYIFMVMRKCLKCCCKKESEEPSICCSKNEDNEILAWEAVMKENYLVKVNTKANDSSEEMVHRFRQLDAKLSDLKGLLKEISSKIK; this is encoded by the exons GCTTAACTCATCTGATGAAAGCTCTTGGTATTCTGGGAGAGTCATTTTCTGTTTGGACTACATAGTTTTTACTCTGAGGCTGATCCATATTTTCACAGTTAGCAGAAATCTAGGACCCAAAATTATTATGCTGCAGAGGATG ATGATAGAtgtcttcttcttcctcttcctctttgctGTTTGGATGGTGGCCTTTGGTGTGGCCAGGCAAGGCATCCTGAGGAAGAATGAGCACCGCTGGGAGTGGATATTTCGATCTGTTATCTATGAGCCGTACCTGGCTATGTTTGGCCAGTACCCTGATGATGTTGATG GTACCACCTACAACTTTGACCGCTGCACCTTTTCTGGGAATGAGTCCAAGCCCTTGTGCGTGGAGCTGGATGCCAACAACCAACCACGCTTTCCTGAGTGGATTACCATTCCCCTAGTCTGCATTTACATGCTCTCAACTAACATCCTTCTTGTGAACCTACTTGTGGCCATGTTTGG TTACACTGTTGGATCAGTACAAGAGAACAATGACCAGGTGTGGAAGTTCCAGCGTTACTTCTTGGTCCAGGAATACTGCAGTCGCTTGACTATTCCGTTCCCTTTTGTCATTTTTGCCTACATCTTCATGGTGATGAGGAAATGTTTGAAATGCtgctgtaagaaagaaagtgaagagCCATCTATTTGTT GCTCAAAAAATGAGGACAATGAAATTTTGGCATGGGAAGCTGTCATGAAGGAAAATTACCTTGTTAAAGTCAATACCAAAGCAAATGATTCATCAGAAGA gatGGTGCATCGATTTAGACAACTGGATGCAAAG ctctCTGATTTGAAAGGGCTTCTGAAAGAGATTTCCAGCAAAATCAAATGA
- the SPP2 gene encoding secreted phosphoprotein 24: MRILIFVLTLSVFSCSGFPVYDYELPVTEEALNASIARINSQSWGTNLYGVVRSHVTRVDMWNSNAYKLELQFSIRETVCTKASGRDPFTCDFKIGPFVTTAFCRSVVDVSGELISNVIVQCHRGTFSSESMSSEEMMHIPIMNPNRRGSSHREDDVFAPEAFPSSGRGGSRGGWHKPNYFRSDKIE; the protein is encoded by the exons ATGAGGATCTTAATTTTTGTCCTCACACTGAGCGTTTTCTCGTGTTCAG ggtttccagtgtatgactaTGAACTACCTGTCACAGAAGAGGCTCTCAATGCTTCCATTGCAAGGATCAATTCTCAGTCCTGGGGGACAAACCTGTATGGTGTCGTCAGGAGCCATGTCACAAGA GTTGACATGTGGAACAGCAATGCTTATAAACTAGAGCTGCAGTTCAGCATTCGTGAAACTGTGTGCACAAAAGCTTCAGGGAGAGACCCGTTCACTTGTGACTTTAAAATTGGGCCTTTTGTG ACAACTGCTTTCTGCAGAAGTGTTGTGGATGTTTCTGGTGAGCTGATCTCGAACGTTATTGTGCAGTGCCATCGTGGCACATTCAGCTCTGAATCAATGAGCAGTGAAGAG atgATGCATATACCGATAATGAATCCCAACAGAAGAGGCAGCAGTCACAGAGAAG aTGATGTATTTGCTCCTGAAGCCTTCCCTTCAAGTGGAAGAGGTGGCAGCCGTGGAGGCTGGCATAAACCCAACTATTTCAGGTCTGACAAGATAGAATGA